The proteins below are encoded in one region of Pangasianodon hypophthalmus isolate fPanHyp1 chromosome 6, fPanHyp1.pri, whole genome shotgun sequence:
- the LOC128318507 gene encoding glycosyltransferase family 92 protein F13G3.3-like encodes MCPYLRITAFTLITLGLNTAQLMLPAKYRKHVQHRHMWRSLHNHLKRMDPCRTYAHSNLLGEEKKDFPYDFTVCISVMYDYDNVLELVQAMEMFKILGVQKVAIYKTSCHPVTQKVLDYYIGQNFVEIIPWSVASYINVSRGWQKSVSPGELHYFGQIAALNDCVYRYMYQSHYVALQDLDEFILPMNLNNWKELLPELERKYNQEVGFEFENNFFPLSIRHPRPEYSPDSWKKVMGVNILEYVYRLNNDPTKFNDFKVIVNPRLVFKTMVHGFLQSIKGSVRVDHEIARMYHLRNVTRKDVITHYHIRDTRLRDYAYRLMPAVSEVLQKALDIY; translated from the coding sequence ATGTGTCCGTATCTGCGAATTACAGCATTCACTCTGATCACTTTGGGTTTGAATACGGCACAGCTGATGTTACCTGCCAAGTACCGGAAACATGTACAACACCGACACATGTGGCGATCACTTCACAATCACCTAAAGAGGATGGATCCTTGCAGGACATACGCGCATTCCAACCTGTtaggagaggaaaagaaagactTTCCTTACGATTTTACAGTTTGCATTTCTGTCATGTATGATTATGACAATGTGCTGGAGCTTGTGCAGGCCATGGAGATGTTCAAGATACTCGGTGTCCAGAAGGTAGCTATTTACAAAACCAGCTGCCATCCTGTTACACAGAAGGTCCTGGATTACTACATCGGGCAGAACTTTGTGGAGATCATCCCCTGGAGTGTAGCATCCTACATTAATGTGTCCAGAGGCTGGCAGAAGTCAGTCTCACCAGGGGAGCTGCACTACTTCGGGCAAATTGCGGCGCTCAATGACTGTGTGTATCGTTACATGTACCAGAGTCACTATGTGGCTCTGCAAGACTTGGATGAATTCATCCTCCCTATGAATTTAAACAACTGGAAAGAGCTCCTGCCTGAATTGGAGAGGAAATACAATCAGGAGGTGGGCTTTGAGTTTGAGAAtaacttttttcctctttccataAGGCATCCAAGACCTGAATATTCACCAGACTCTTGGAAGAAGGTTATGGGAGTAAACATTTTAGAATATGTCTATAGGTTAAACAATGATCCTACAAAGTTCAATGATTTCAAAGTCATTGTAAATCCTCGTTTAGTGTTTAAGACTATGGTCCATGGCTTTTTGCAGTCCATTAAGGGTAGTGTCAGAGTGGACCATGAGATTGCCCGCATGTATCACCTGAGGAACGTTACAAGGAAAGATGTGATAACACATTACCACATACGGGACACACGTCTCAGAGACTACGCGTACAGACTGATGCCTGCTGTTTCTGAAGTGCTTCAGAAAGCACTGGACATTTACTAA